Proteins from a single region of Primulina tabacum isolate GXHZ01 chromosome 5, ASM2559414v2, whole genome shotgun sequence:
- the LOC142545096 gene encoding gibberellin-regulated protein 5-like, translating into MASASTSHFMLLLIICVSTSSIIGTAQADGGESKSTLPFSLSSPAANQKVTCPVPQNRCGSECERRCSATSHKKPCLFFCNKCCNTCLCVPPGTYGNKECCPCYNNWKTKEGKPKCP; encoded by the exons atgGCTTCCGCCTCAACATCTCATTTCATGTTACTTCTCATCATTTGTGTTTCTACCTCATCAATAATTGGAACTGCACAG GCTGATGGAGGAGAATCAAAATCCACTCTTCCATTTTCCCTTAGTTCTCCGGCAGCAAATCAAAAAGTGACATGTCCAGTGCCTCAAAATC GATGTGGAAGTGAATGCGAGCGTCGATGTTCGGCAACATCACATAAGAAGCCATGCTTGTTTTTCTGTAACAAATGTTGCAACACGTGCCTCTGCGTGCCGCCGGGAACTTACGGAAACAAAGAATGTTGTCCTTGTTACAACAATTGGAAAACAAAAGAGGGTAAACCAAAATGCCCTTGA